A DNA window from Bdellovibrio sp. BCCA contains the following coding sequences:
- the recN gene encoding DNA repair protein RecN, translating into MLLELKVSNFAIIENLHITFKDGLNILSGETGAGKSVLLKSLSLLMGGKGSSDTIRTGASQATIEGSFDISRRPDIMENLKDMGIEVDEDTLIVRRVLSAGDKSKVYLNGSLSTLNSLRDIVAPLVELAGHSAPLIEMTGQHENRNLMSKAYHLDLLDQYSGTWDKRLLFTEKYTRYYGIFEEIKKLESDAKQKAQRLDFLIYQRDEIANLDLSPGEDQELEVEVKKLKNSSRIGSFVDQAEAALYTDDDSAISRLNAVLKKGLELSGVDPQIAAKLDNLEQAKALIDESVYELRQYASKIDSDPQRLEEAEGRLSDLRKLQKKYGTSVDDILKALMEMEIEISNLQNSETKIESLKKEAAVILKELEALGADLHKRRMKGADLLADSVNAELAELNMKGVTFHVNVEKMTELSSTGISDVEFLSQTSAKDVKRPLAKFASGGELSRILLSLKRVVGSTNQPRTYLFDEVDTGVSGETAEKVGRKLKTIAKGQQVVCVTHLPQVAAFGDIHFFIQKSPQKDSVSMLVSELKTKDRVQEIARLISGEKISKTSVAHAEQLLADAKA; encoded by the coding sequence ATGTTGCTTGAGCTTAAGGTTTCGAATTTTGCGATTATCGAAAACTTGCACATCACTTTCAAAGATGGTTTGAACATCTTGAGTGGTGAAACTGGTGCGGGAAAATCCGTTTTACTAAAAAGCTTGTCACTTTTAATGGGCGGTAAAGGTTCTAGCGATACGATTCGTACAGGCGCTTCTCAAGCGACGATTGAAGGTTCGTTTGATATCAGCCGCCGTCCTGACATTATGGAAAATCTTAAGGACATGGGCATTGAAGTGGATGAAGACACTTTGATCGTTCGTCGCGTTTTAAGTGCTGGAGACAAATCGAAAGTTTATCTTAACGGCAGCTTAAGCACCTTGAATAGCTTACGCGACATCGTGGCTCCTTTAGTAGAGTTAGCCGGTCACTCTGCACCGCTCATTGAAATGACGGGACAGCATGAAAACCGCAACTTGATGTCTAAAGCTTATCACTTGGATCTTTTGGATCAGTATTCAGGAACTTGGGATAAGCGTTTGTTGTTCACGGAAAAATACACGCGCTATTACGGTATCTTTGAAGAAATCAAAAAACTTGAAAGCGATGCCAAACAAAAAGCGCAGCGTTTGGATTTCTTGATTTATCAACGTGACGAGATTGCGAACTTGGATCTTTCTCCGGGGGAAGACCAAGAACTTGAAGTTGAAGTGAAGAAACTTAAAAACTCTTCGCGCATTGGTTCTTTCGTGGACCAAGCCGAGGCCGCTCTTTACACAGATGACGATTCCGCGATCAGCCGTTTGAACGCTGTTCTTAAAAAAGGTCTTGAGCTTTCCGGTGTTGATCCGCAAATCGCAGCAAAACTTGATAACTTAGAACAAGCCAAAGCTTTGATTGATGAAAGTGTTTACGAACTTCGTCAGTACGCTTCGAAAATTGATTCAGATCCGCAACGTCTTGAAGAAGCCGAAGGACGCCTAAGCGATCTTCGTAAGCTGCAAAAGAAATACGGCACAAGCGTTGATGATATTTTGAAGGCTTTGATGGAGATGGAAATTGAAATCTCCAATTTGCAAAATTCAGAAACGAAGATCGAATCTTTGAAAAAAGAAGCAGCGGTTATCTTAAAAGAACTTGAAGCTTTGGGTGCAGATCTTCACAAACGCCGCATGAAAGGCGCTGACCTTCTAGCAGACAGCGTGAATGCAGAGCTTGCTGAACTGAACATGAAAGGTGTTACTTTCCACGTGAACGTTGAGAAAATGACAGAGCTTTCTTCAACAGGCATTAGTGACGTTGAGTTCTTAAGCCAGACTTCTGCTAAAGACGTAAAACGTCCTTTGGCTAAGTTTGCTTCCGGTGGAGAGTTAAGCCGTATCTTGTTGTCATTAAAACGTGTTGTCGGTTCTACAAATCAACCTCGCACGTATCTTTTTGACGAAGTCGATACAGGAGTTTCTGGTGAAACGGCTGAAAAAGTCGGAAGAAAATTAAAGACCATTGCTAAAGGACAACAAGTGGTTTGCGTCACGCATCTCCCACAAGTCGCGGCTTTTGGTGACATTCACTTCTTTATTCAGAAATCTCCGCAAAAAGATTCTGTGTCGATGCTTGTGTCAGAACTCAAAACCAAAGATCGCGTGCAAGAGATTGCGCGTTTAATCAGCGGTGAGAAGATTTCTAAAACATCAGTTGCTCACGCAGAACAACTTTTGGCAGACGCCAAGGCGTAA
- a CDS encoding NmrA family NAD(P)-binding protein, with translation MILVMGATGHVGSKIVSHLLANGQKVRVNARHFPNKEAFRGAEFVEGDANSVAVLSDAMRGCSAVFTMIPPNVSAPEARYFQNKFGEVIAEAIEEAGVKKIVNLSSVGADLESGTGPVLGLHDQEQRLDEVTKADIVHLRPAYFMENLLTGIPTILSTNRFYGTIPGDIPLPMVATRDIAARAAFLLMNPDFKTRNIEYLLGERDLTFDEVIRVLGQTIRKPELEYVEVPPAEMRNYFIGAGLSEDWADAYNEMSEAFTNGTIAGTLQRDKINTTATSIEEFARTTFLEEFNKATSQQDKTARPSSSREARP, from the coding sequence ATGATTCTCGTTATGGGGGCTACTGGCCATGTTGGCTCTAAAATCGTCAGTCACCTTTTAGCCAACGGACAAAAAGTTCGAGTCAACGCCAGACACTTTCCCAACAAAGAAGCCTTCCGAGGAGCCGAGTTTGTTGAGGGTGACGCCAACAGCGTGGCTGTTTTATCAGATGCCATGCGAGGCTGTTCCGCGGTTTTTACAATGATTCCACCCAATGTCAGCGCTCCCGAAGCGCGCTACTTCCAAAACAAATTCGGCGAAGTTATTGCCGAGGCCATTGAGGAAGCTGGAGTTAAGAAAATCGTGAACCTCAGCAGCGTGGGCGCTGACCTTGAAAGCGGCACCGGACCCGTCTTAGGACTTCACGATCAAGAACAACGCTTGGATGAAGTTACAAAGGCCGATATCGTGCATTTACGTCCCGCGTACTTTATGGAAAATCTTCTTACCGGAATCCCCACGATTCTTTCTACGAATCGTTTTTACGGCACCATTCCCGGAGACATTCCTCTTCCTATGGTGGCAACAAGAGACATTGCTGCGCGGGCGGCGTTCTTATTGATGAACCCGGATTTTAAAACTCGCAATATTGAGTACCTTTTAGGGGAGCGCGATTTGACGTTTGATGAAGTTATTCGCGTTCTGGGACAGACCATCAGAAAACCTGAATTGGAATACGTCGAAGTTCCTCCGGCCGAAATGAGAAATTATTTTATCGGTGCGGGACTTTCGGAAGATTGGGCGGATGCTTATAATGAAATGTCCGAAGCCTTTACAAATGGAACCATCGCGGGAACTTTACAAAGAGATAAAATCAACACCACGGCAACTTCGATTGAAGAGTTCGCAAGAACAACGTTCTTGGAAGAATTCAATAAAGCCACCTCCCAACAAGATAAAACAGCCCGTCCCTCTTCATCGCGCGAAGCCCGTCCTTAA
- a CDS encoding S9 family peptidase, with protein sequence MHKFPHEYPKPQKKTVTLNKHEDLRKDDYFWLRERENPQVIDYLNKENAYTAEVMKPVQSLEEKLFQELKSRVKEDESSAPVKDGDYYYQGRYEIGQQYPLFTRRKGSLQGTEEILINVPELAKGHSFYQSTGPVVSPNQQLMAFSVDTVGRRFFTIYFKDLKTGKMLPNKIENVRPNVVWANDSETIFYSEQHPETLRSEKIYRYSLKTHKKDLVYYEKDDTFSTYVYKSLSEKYIYIGTQSTLTTEVMYLDANKPYDTFKVFAPREREHEYSVTDGGDKFYIISNKNAKNYKLMTAEIGHTQVKDWKELISHRPDTYLQDVTVFKNYLVLEERKNGLTQIQITDRQGQHSYYIPFADESYLASIGDNREYDTEWVRFDYESMRRPPSVYDINMKTHQQELKKTHEVPNYDANLYRTERVFFTVRDGTQVPVSLIMKKDKKLDGTAPMLIYGYGSYGANMDPWFSSDVFSLVDRGFIYAKAHIRGGSEMGRDWYDNGRTLKKKNTFYDFIDCTDALVKAKYADPKRVYAMGGSAGGLLMGAIMNMRPDLYHGIVAQVPFVDVITTMLDESIPLTTSEYDEWGNPNDKTAYDYIKSYSPYDNVKPQAYPNTLVTTGLHDSQVQYWEPAKWVSKLRENNKGDSVILLKTDMESGHGGASGRFDQLKDTATEYAFILMVNGQ encoded by the coding sequence ATGCATAAGTTTCCACACGAGTATCCAAAGCCGCAAAAGAAAACAGTCACACTTAACAAACACGAAGACCTGCGCAAAGACGATTACTTCTGGTTGCGCGAAAGAGAAAATCCTCAAGTTATTGATTATCTAAACAAAGAAAATGCTTACACGGCCGAAGTGATGAAACCGGTTCAGTCTTTAGAAGAAAAACTTTTCCAAGAACTCAAATCTCGCGTAAAGGAAGATGAATCCTCGGCTCCCGTTAAAGACGGTGATTATTACTATCAAGGTCGCTATGAAATCGGACAACAATATCCCCTCTTCACCCGTCGAAAAGGTTCTTTGCAAGGAACCGAAGAGATTCTGATCAATGTTCCTGAACTTGCGAAAGGTCACAGCTTTTACCAGTCCACGGGTCCTGTGGTAAGTCCAAATCAACAGCTGATGGCTTTCTCTGTCGATACGGTCGGTCGCCGTTTCTTTACGATATATTTTAAAGATTTAAAAACCGGCAAGATGCTTCCGAATAAAATTGAAAATGTTCGTCCGAATGTTGTGTGGGCCAATGACAGTGAAACTATTTTTTATTCTGAACAGCATCCAGAAACTTTGCGCTCAGAAAAGATTTATCGTTACAGCTTAAAAACGCACAAGAAAGATCTGGTCTATTATGAAAAGGACGACACGTTCTCCACTTATGTTTATAAATCTCTTTCAGAAAAATACATCTATATCGGTACGCAAAGCACACTGACGACCGAAGTGATGTATCTGGATGCCAACAAACCTTATGATACATTTAAGGTGTTTGCTCCCCGAGAAAGAGAACACGAGTATTCTGTGACGGACGGTGGCGACAAGTTCTATATCATTTCCAATAAAAATGCGAAGAACTACAAGTTGATGACAGCAGAAATCGGTCACACCCAAGTTAAGGACTGGAAAGAGCTGATTTCTCACCGCCCAGACACTTATTTGCAAGATGTCACAGTCTTTAAGAACTATCTCGTTCTTGAAGAAAGGAAAAACGGACTGACACAAATTCAGATCACAGATCGCCAAGGACAACATTCTTATTATATTCCGTTTGCTGATGAAAGTTATTTAGCTTCCATTGGCGACAACCGTGAGTACGATACAGAGTGGGTGCGCTTTGATTATGAATCTATGCGCCGACCACCTTCGGTTTACGATATCAATATGAAGACACATCAGCAGGAGCTTAAGAAAACCCACGAAGTTCCGAACTATGACGCCAACTTGTATCGCACTGAAAGAGTTTTCTTTACCGTTCGCGATGGCACGCAAGTTCCGGTGTCTTTAATTATGAAGAAAGATAAAAAGCTCGATGGAACGGCACCGATGTTGATTTATGGTTACGGTTCCTACGGTGCAAATATGGACCCTTGGTTTAGCAGTGACGTCTTCAGTTTGGTGGATCGTGGATTTATTTATGCAAAAGCGCACATTCGCGGGGGCTCGGAAATGGGTCGCGACTGGTATGACAACGGTCGCACTTTGAAAAAGAAAAATACGTTCTATGATTTCATCGACTGCACAGATGCTCTGGTGAAAGCGAAATACGCCGATCCCAAACGCGTTTACGCTATGGGTGGAAGTGCTGGCGGTCTTTTGATGGGTGCGATCATGAATATGCGTCCTGATCTTTACCACGGCATTGTGGCGCAAGTTCCGTTTGTTGATGTTATCACAACGATGCTTGATGAAAGTATTCCTCTCACGACTTCCGAATATGACGAATGGGGAAATCCGAACGACAAAACAGCTTATGACTATATCAAGTCTTACTCCCCTTACGACAACGTGAAGCCGCAAGCTTATCCGAATACTTTAGTGACGACAGGCTTGCATGATTCTCAAGTTCAATACTGGGAACCGGCGAAATGGGTTTCTAAGCTGCGTGAGAACAACAAAGGTGACTCTGTGATTTTATTAAAAACAGATATGGAATCAGGTCACGGCGGAGCTTCGGGAAGATTTGATCAGCTTAAAGATACAGCCACGGAATATGCGTTTATTTTGATGGTTAATGGCCAGTAG
- a CDS encoding L,D-transpeptidase encodes MNVVKYGALALTLVMSQTASASFWGKVKNAFNDCKYDETEYQQVYQFEKETTAKLDEHFTGRFTEQDFTDKPWMKDFRYVIVVNKASRGATAQTMRVYESGLLIHQTKVSTGRENLELRRKNKVCTGAPPKSYWSQTPTGFYTPKYLSKDHKSSSWDSDMPFAIFFDLDNGLALHEVYPKYKEYLGSRASGGCIRQDKETAAAMFERVQATEGATVPMVNIDGTPVLDEQGRVKYANQQFWTSARTGETVKFNTFSALIIVEDVKE; translated from the coding sequence ATGAACGTAGTGAAGTATGGTGCCCTGGCGTTGACTTTGGTGATGAGCCAAACAGCCTCTGCCTCTTTTTGGGGTAAAGTCAAAAACGCCTTTAATGATTGCAAATATGACGAGACTGAATATCAACAGGTCTATCAATTTGAAAAAGAAACTACAGCGAAGTTGGATGAACACTTCACAGGTCGTTTCACTGAACAAGATTTCACGGATAAACCTTGGATGAAAGACTTTCGCTACGTGATCGTGGTGAACAAAGCTTCTCGTGGAGCTACGGCGCAAACGATGCGCGTTTATGAAAGCGGTCTCTTGATTCATCAAACGAAAGTTTCTACAGGTCGTGAGAACTTAGAACTGCGCCGTAAAAACAAAGTTTGTACGGGAGCACCTCCAAAATCTTATTGGTCACAAACACCAACGGGATTCTACACGCCGAAGTATCTTTCTAAAGATCACAAATCAAGCTCGTGGGATTCTGATATGCCATTTGCGATCTTCTTTGATCTCGACAATGGCTTAGCTCTTCACGAAGTGTATCCAAAGTATAAAGAATACTTGGGAAGCCGCGCTTCTGGCGGTTGCATCCGTCAAGATAAGGAAACAGCGGCTGCGATGTTTGAACGTGTTCAAGCGACAGAAGGCGCAACAGTTCCAATGGTGAATATCGATGGAACTCCAGTTTTGGATGAACAAGGTCGAGTGAAGTACGCGAACCAACAATTCTGGACAAGCGCACGCACAGGTGAAACTGTGAAGTTTAATACATTCAGCGCTTTGATTATTGTTGAAGACGTAAAAGAATAG